The genomic interval TTTTCGCTGTACATACTCAACAGTTCGAACCGAACAAAGGAACTAGAAAATGGCTGATCTCGCAAAGATCGTTGAAGACCTCTCCTCGCTGACCGTCCTGGAAGCCGCTGAGCTTTCCAAGCTGCTCGAAGAAAAGTGGGGCGTTTCCGCCGCTGCTCCGGTAGCTGTTGCTGCCGTTGCTGGTGGTGCAGGCGGTGCAGCTGCTCCGGCTGAAGAAGAAAAGACCGAGTTCGACGTCATCCTGACGGA from Rhizobium lentis carries:
- the rplL gene encoding 50S ribosomal protein L7/L12, with protein sequence MADLAKIVEDLSSLTVLEAAELSKLLEEKWGVSAAAPVAVAAVAGGAGGAAAPAEEEKTEFDVILTDAGANKINVIKEVRAITGLGLKEAKDLVEGAPKAVKEGVSKAEAADIKKKLEDAGAKADVK